The following proteins are co-located in the Eublepharis macularius isolate TG4126 chromosome 5, MPM_Emac_v1.0, whole genome shotgun sequence genome:
- the C5H1orf210 gene encoding LOW QUALITY PROTEIN: type III endosome membrane protein TEMP (The sequence of the model RefSeq protein was modified relative to this genomic sequence to represent the inferred CDS: inserted 2 bases in 1 codon) yields MEDSWYLWVSSILWAWSVVSGHPCNVNQQGWAACSGKNLHQAPNSLPRHITSLDLSFNSLKMPIHGTFLKSFPSLRFLNLSSNTIPTLYPLLFHNLKTLHLLDLSSCNISFMHPRSFVGLQNLHTLVLKNNKLQSLDPVMFPIPWTLVQLDLQNNELSSADKLIPLLVQRIHHVKLQGNPWVYNGSIIPVQKGLQQREAKQILYESHPELQTQEITILNYPDVVQRRKHRIRRDEATPSIDLPTNSTSTPLPGKLVNSWPYFAGFVLLAVGISIAIALIAKCKLLQRNRASYHHHRLPDSHSVGSSRIEDVPGWREAEMDVAYGRNQPIPRAAGCPAEDDDGFIEDNYIEPSHDMQXKEKEEMEPHFKL; encoded by the exons ATGGAAGATTCCTGGTACCTCTGGGTCTCCAGCATTCTCTGGGCCTGGTCTGTGGTATCAGGACATCCTTGTAACGTTAACCAACAG GGATGGGCTGCTTGCAGTGGAAAGAACCTTCACCAGGCTCCCAATTCCCTCCCCAGACATATTACAAGTCTGGACTTGTCCTTTAACTCATTGAAGATGCCAATACATGGAACCTTTCTGAAAAGCTTCCCTTCTCTGCGCTTCTTAAACCTCTCCAGCAATACCATTCCTACTCTTTATCCATTACTCTTTCATAACCTCAAGACTCTCCATCTATTGGATTTAAGCAGCTGTAACATTTCCTTCATGCATCCAAGGAGCTTTGTGGGCTTGCAGAACCTTCACACGCTGGTCCTAAAAAACAATAAACTTCAATCTCTTGACCCCGTCATGTTCCCAATTCCTTGGACCCTTGTTCAGTTGGACCTACAAAACAATGAACTATCTTCTGCAGATAAACTTATTCCATTACTTGTGCAAAGAATCCACCATGTCAAACTTCAAGGGAACCCCTGGGTGTACAATGGCTCCATAATTCCTGTGCAGAAAGGGCTTCAACAAAGAGAAG CTAAGCAGATCCTCTATGAATCACACCCAGAACTCCAGACTCAAGAAATAACCATTCTCAACTATCCAGATGTTGTCCAAAGAAGAAAACATCGAATCCGTCGGGATGAAGCTACACCCAGCATAGATCTACCAACAAACAGCA CATCCACGCCACTTCCTGGAAAACTAGTGAACAGCTGGCCATATTTTGCTGGTTTTGTGCTTTTGGCTGTTGGCATCTCCATTGCGATCGCATTAATTGcaaaatgcaaactgctccagaGGAACCGTGCCAGCTACCACCACCACCGACTGCCCGATTCTCATTCAGTTGGGAGCAGTCGTATTGAGGATGTACCTGGTTGGAGGGAAGCTGAAATGGATGTGGCCTATGGGAGAAACCAGCCAATCCCCAGAGCAGCTGGGTGCCCTGCAGAAGATGATGATGGTTTCATTGAGGACAACTACATTGAACCCAGTCATGACATGca aaaggagaaagaggaaatggagCCCCATTTCAAACTCTGA